From the Ensifer adhaerens genome, the window GCAGCATGGGCACGATAAGCCGGATAGGATCTGTTGCTCTCTGGCCATTCTCGCGCCCGAGGATCTCGGCATACGAGACGAGATCGCGGTGGAGACTCGCTGGCAGCTCCACGGTGACCTTGACTGGCTTGTCGTCGACGATCGGTCCTAGTTTCAGTTTGGCCATGTCAGCCTCTATAAGGTTCTAGCACGAGGTCGCGCGTGACGATCACGCGGACGGGGAATCCTGGTCGGATCGTCAGCGTCGGCGCGATGTTGAGCTGACGGCTGACGATCTGCTGTCCTGTCTGGCTGATGCTGTCGCCCGCGCCCTGGCGCAGAGCCCGAACGATGTCGCTCTCGTCGCCCGATGATCCAGTTTGGGCACCAATGCTGAGCAGTGTCGACAAGGCAGCCGCCTTGAACAGCTCGCCCCAGTGATAATCGACGCCGTCCTCGAGGCCGGCATATCCTTCCGCATCCGCGCCGGGTTGGCGCTCCAGCACGATCGAGCGGCCGTTCGGGAATATCAGCCTGTTCCACACGAGCAGGACGCGGCGCTGCCCGAAGCCGACGCCGTTGTCGTACTGGCCGATAATGCGCGTGCCCTGCGGAACGAGCAGAATCTTGCCGGTCGGGCTGTCGTAGATGTTCTCCGTCACCTGGGCCGTGATCTGGCCGGGAAGATCGGAGCGAATGCCGGTGATGAGCGCCGCCGCAATGACGGCGCCTGCCTGCAGCACGTTCGCCGACGCTGGGGCGGTCACGCGGTCGGCCGAGACCGTGCGCTTGTCCGGCGCCTGGTTGAGGAACGCGAGCTGGCGGTCCTGCGCGGTAGGCGTCGCCGGCTGCGGCGCCAGGCCGAGATTTGTGAGATCGGGGGTGGGAGTGGTGGCGGTTGTTGCGGTTGCCACAGGTTGCGACGAAACGCTGCGCGTCTCGGTCGAAGCGAACAGCCGGGCGGTCCGCGCCGATTCCAGCTCCTGAAGCCGACGCTGCTCCTCGGCGCTGATGCCGGGATTGGGTGTCGTGATCGATGGCGGCGGCACGGCATTTTGTGCATTGAGGATCGGCCGACCGAGATCGCCGGGTAGCGGCGGACCGAGCACCGGCCCGGTATAGTCGCGTGGCAGGCTGTTGAGGCCATCCGGGGTCGCCCGGTTGTCGGTCGCGTAAAGCTCCTCGTTGCCCTTGCGCCCGCCCTGGATTTGCAGAGCGTAGATCAGCGCGCCGCCGATGCCGACGCTGGCGACCAGGCCGAGCCCGGCCAGCACCTTGCGCGACAGCCGCGTCACGCGCGGCGGCTCCGGGCGCAGGCGCATCGGCGCGGCCGGCTCGCCGGTCAGCGGCAGGGCGCCGTCCTCGCCGGATGGCTCCGACCCTTTCTCATTTCCGGGTTCGATCTCGCTCATGACGCCGGCCTTCCGTCGGTGCGCGAGATCCGCACACGTTTCTGGTTGCGACCGGCGCCAAAGCGCAGCTCGGCGGCGGCGAAGAGGCGATCGACGATCATGTAGTTGCCGCGCACGCGGTAGTTCACGAGTTCGGAGGTCGCGCCCTCGGGGCCGACGACGAACAGCGGCGGCATCTCGCCCTGGCCGATGCCGCGCGGGAATTCGATGAACACCTGGCGGCCGTCGTCGAAGGCGCGCAATGGCCGCCACGGCGCACGGTCGCCTGTTACCTCGTAGCGGAAATTGACGCTGGAGAGGTCGACGCCGGTCGAGATGGGCTGCGCGGCCTCCGCTTGCGCATTCTGCCGGCGCAGGGCGATGAGCTGGTCCTGCGGATATTGCCAGGAGACCGACGCCATGTAGGTCGAGGACGTCGAACGCAGCTCCATATGATAGGTGCGCAAATTGGTGTTGATGACGAGGTTCGTCATCAGATCAGGCCGCGTGGGCTTGACCAGGATGTGGACCTGTTTCGCCACGCCCGTGCCGCTCTCGGTGTCGCCGATGATCCAGCGCACGGTGTCGCCAGCGGCGACCGGGCCGGCGCCGACGAGCTGCTCACCGGGCTGGAGCGCGATGTCCGTGATCTGCCCGACCGCCGTATAGACCTGATAGAGCGCCCCTTGGGTGAACGGATAGACCTGCATGGAATTGATGAAGCCGTTGCGAACCGGCTGCACGCGGGCCTGTGCATTGGCCTGATTGACGCGGGCGGCGGGATCGGTCGCCTCGGCCGGCTGGCGCGCTGCGTCCACGGGCTTCATCTGGCCGGCAAGCGGCAAGGGCCTCGGCAGTTCGACGATGCGCACTGGCGACGGCGGGTCGACCGTCTGCACGGCGGGCGCGGCGTTGTCATAGCTGATTTCGGGCGGCGGCGTGTTGGTCGCGCAGCCCGCGAGAGCCGACGTGCAGGCCAGCAGAAGCGCAAGCGAGGATTTACGGAGAGCCGGCTTTCCGGCTGTGCGGAAGGCAGGCGTCATTGTCCAAGCTCCTTCGACCAGTTGATGGCGTTGACGTAGATTCCGAGCGGATTGGCTCGAAGCTTTTCGGCGTCGCGCGGCGTTTGCACGACGGTGGTGAGGATGGCGGACCAGCGCTCGGTCGCGGCGAGCGATCCGTCCTGATAACGACGCTCGATCCAGGCTACGCGGAATGAGTCCGGGGAGGCCCTGATGACGCTCGATACCTCGATGGCGACCTGCTGCTTGCCGACCTTGGTGAAGGGGTCGTTGGCGCGGGCATAGTCGTTGAGGGCGAGCGCGCCGCCCTGCGTGGTGAACTCGTAGGCGCGCAACCAGTTCTGCCGCACAATGATCGCGTCGGCCGGGATCGAGCGAACCTGCTCGATGAAGCGGGCGAGATGGAACGCGATCTGCGGATCGGACGGCCGATAGTCTGCGACGGCGGGCGCAATCGCCTGCGCCTGGCCGAGCTTGTCGACCTGCACCACCCAGGGAACGATGGTGCCGCTGGCCGACTGCCAGACGAGGCCGCCCGACAGGCCGGCTGAAAGGGCCAGGCAGCCGAAAGCCATATAGCGCCAGTTGCGAGCCTGCACGCGGGCGGAGCCAATCCGGTCGTCCCAGACCTGTGCGGCGCGTTGATAGGGCGTTTCGGGCTGTGGTGCTTTCCCGTAGTGGGTCGATGGTCGTTTGAAGAAGTTCATGGTCAGTCGCTTTCGGAGAGGTTGACGGAAGAGCCGCCGCCATGGCTGTCGCCGGATTTGACGGCATGGGCGGCAGCCTGGACGCCGTGGGCGAGTTGCTGCGAGCGCTTCATGCGCTTGGCCCAGGCCGGCGGACCGTCGCGGGTGGCGGTCGCGGCGGCAGAGGGCGCGGTTTCCGTCGCGCCGCCGTCGCTGGATGCGCCGCTGGAGATCTCGGACGCGGCGCGGGAGTCGGCATCGAAGCTGGACTTGAGGCTGTCGGACGCACGGGACACGGCGCGCTTCAGCGGCGAGGCAGCGGCCTTCGCGCCGGTGCTCGCGACATTGCCGATGCCGGACGCAACGCCCGACGCGCCCGACTGACCGGCGGCGCCAAGGCTGTAGGCGGTGGATGCGCCGCCGGCGACGGCCGCGCCACCACGAGTGGCGGCGGCTGCACTAGTGGCGAGGGCCGCGCCGCCAGAGGCAACGGTGCCGACAGTCGCGGCGCCGGCCGCGACCATGCCACCAGCCGCCACGCCGGCACCCACCGCGGCGCCAGCGCCGAGCTGCGGGCCGCCCGAGACGAGGCCGTTGGCGATACCGGGACCGAAGATGCCAAGACCGAGAAGCGAGAGCGCGGCGAGCACGATCGCCATGGCGTCATCGATCGTCGGGGTCTGGCCACCGAAACCTTGTGTGAACTGCGAGAACAAGGTGGAGCCGATGCCGATGATGACGGCGAGCACCAGTACCTTGATGCCGGAAGAAATCACGTTGCCAAGCACACGCTCGGCCATGAAGGCGGACTTGCCGAAGAGGCCGAACGGGATCAGCACGAAGCCCGCGAGCGTCGTCAGCTTGAACTCGATCAAGGTGACGAAGAGCTGGACCGCGAGGATGAAGAAGGCGAGCAGGATCAGCGCCCAGGCGAACAGCAGGCAGGCGATCTGGATGAAGTTCTCGAAGAACGCGACCCAGCCCATCAGGTTCGAGATGGATTCGAGCAGCGGCCGACCGGCATCGAGGCCGGTCTGCGCGACCTTGCCGGGGCGCAGGAGATCGGTGACGGAGAAGCCGGTGCCCGAAGCTTTCAGGCCGAGGCCGGCGAAGCTCTCGAAGACGATGCGGGCGAGATTGTTCCAGTTGGAGATCAGATAGGCGAAGACGCCGACGAACAGCGTCTTCTTCACGAGGCGGGCGACGATGTCGTCATCGGCGCCCCAGCTCCAGAACAGGGCGGCCAGCGTCACATCGATGACGATGAGCGTGGTGGCGATGAAGGCGACTTCCCCGCTGAGCAGGCCGAAGCCTGAATCGATGTAGCGGGTGAAGACGCCCAGGAAGTTGTCGATGACGCCGGTGCCGCCCATGTCAGTGCGTCCCCGGACGCGCGGGCTCCGGCTGCATGACCCGCACGGCTTCCTTGACGATCGCATCCGGCGTGGGCGCCGGCGCGATCGTCGCCGTCGGGGTCGGCGCCTCCGGCGAGGCGGTCCGCGGCGCTTCCGGATTCTGGCCCAGGAAGCGGTCGCGGTTGGCGGCCCACAGCTTGAGGCAGGCCGGATCACGGATCGCGGCCTCGCCCAAGTCCCGGCATCCGCGAAGTTGACGCTGGAGAGCCTCGACATCAACGCCCGGTCGGAGGGCCGGCGAGCGGACCTCCAGCTCCTCCTCTTTCCGGGTCAGCTCGATGACGGTGGCGGTGATGGCGACCCCGACGAAGACGACGGCGCCGAGCCGAACGAACATCTTGCCGTCCATGGCGATCGCCCCCGCTCAGTTCCGGTTGTTGAACATCTGGGCGTTGCCGGGCTGGTAGCCCGTGCCCGGCGTCAGAAAGCGGCGCCGCTGTTCGCGGCCCTGTTCGGCAGCGGCCGCGCGTTCGGCTTCGGTCAGCATCTGCGCGCGTCCGTTTGCCGCGACGACCGCGGTAAGGTCCGCAATCTGTTGGGCTTGGAGAGCGAGGAGCTGATTGCCAGCCTGTGTAGCCTGCAGCGCGCCGGTCGCGCCCTGGCTCTGGCCGACGAGTGCGGACATCTGCGCGCGGTTGGTGTCGATGTTGCCAACGACGCCGGCCTGCACCCGCATCGCATCCTGCAAACCGCCGACCGTATTCTGCCAGCGCGAACGCGCATCGGAGACGAGCTGCTGGTTGCTCGTGGACATAGAGACGTTCCCGTATTTCTGCTGGAACATCTGGTCGATCTTCTGGACGTCGTAGGCGATGTTCTGCGCCTGGCTGAGGAGCTGCTGCGTCTTCTGAACCGACTGCTGCAACTGCTGGAGCGCGGAGAACGGCAGGCTCGCGAGATTGCGCGCCTGGTTGATCAGCATCTGCGCTTCGTTCTGAAGCGAGGTGATCTGGTGGGTGATCTGTTCCAGCGCGCGGGCAGCCTGGAGGACGTTCTGCGCGTAGTTGGTCGGGTCGAAGACGATGATGGCGTGCGCAGGCGTCGCCAGCATGGGTGCGAGCGCGACGGGAGCGGACAGCAGCGCGACAGCAAAACGCGCTGCGCGGGAATGGCGCAGTTTCATGTCAATTCTCCTTGGGTGTTGAGCGTGGGAACGAGATCAGCCGCCCAGCCGACATCGCGGTGGTGCAGCCAGGCGGTGAGGAAGCCGTCGCGGCCGTGCTCGGCGACGATGCGGGCGATGGCGGTCTGATCCGTCTTGGCGGACGCGGCGCAGAGCGCGAGCGCGACGGCGGACAGGCCGAGTTCGAAGAGGCGATTGCCGCGCCGTGACTGGCAGTAGTAGTCGCGCTTCGGCATCGCCCGTGCGATGATCTCGATCTGGCGATCATTGAGACCGAAACGCCGATAGATCGCGGTGATGTGCGGCTCGATCGCCCGCTCGTTCGGGAGCAGCAGACGGGTCTGGCAGCTTTCGATGATCGCGGGCGCGATCGCCGAGCCGTCGATGTCGGACAGCGATTGCGTGGCGAAGATGACGCTGGCATTCTTTTTCCGGAGCGTCTTCAGCCACTCCCTGAGCTGGCCGGCGAACCCCTCGTCGTCGAGCGCAAGCCAACCCTCGTCGATGATAATCAGCGTCGGCGAGCCATCGAGCCGATCATCGATGCGGTGGAAGAGGTAGGCGAGGACGGCGGGCGCAGCGCCGGTGCCGATCAGGCCTTCGGTCTCGAACGCCTGGACCGATGCCGTGCCGAGATACTCGTGCTCGGCGTCGAGCAGGCGGCCATAGGGACCGCCGACGCAGTACGGCCGGAGCGCCTGCTTCAGATCGTTCGACTGGAGCAGCACGGCGAGGCCCGTCAGGGTTCGCTCTTCGACGGGCGCGCTGGCGAGTGAGGTGAGCGCCGTCCAGAGGTGCTCCTTCACCTCGGGCGTGATGGTCACGCCTTCGCGGATCAGGATCGCGACCAGCCAGTCGGCGGCCCAGGCACGCTCGGGCACGTCATTGATGCGCGAGAGCGGCTGAAGGCTGACGCTATCGGAAGCGCCATCGCTGAGATCGCCGCCGAGATCGTGCCAGTCGCCGCCCATGGCGAGCGCGGCCGCACGGATCGAACCGCCGAAGTCGAAGGCAACGACCTGCGAGCGGACATAACGGCGGAACTGCAGCGCCATCAAGGCCAGCAGCACTGACTTGCCCGCGCCGGTCGGTCCGACGAGCAGCGTGTGGCCGACATCGCCGACATGGATGGAAAGCCGGAACGGGGTCGAGCCTTCGGTTTTGCCGAAGAGCAGTGGGGGCGCTGCAAAGTGCTCGTCCCGTTCCGGTCCCGCCCATACCGCCGAAAGCGGGATCATGTGGGCGAGATTGAGCGTGGAGATCGGCGGTTGCCGAACATTGGCGTAGACATGGCCGGGCAGCGAGCCGAGCCAGGCGTCGACCGCGTTGACGGTCTCCACCATGGCGGTGAAGTCGCGACCCTGGATGACCTTCTCGACCAGTCGCAGCTTCTCGTCGGCCACGCGCGGATCGGCGTCCCAGACCGTCACCGTCGCGGTGACATAGGCCATGCCGGCATAGTCGGCGCCAAGTTCCTGCAACGCCATGTCGGCGTCAGCGGCCTTGTTGGCCGCATCCGTGTCAACGAGGACGGACGCCTCGTTGGTCATCACCTCCTTGAGGATCGCCGCGATCGACTTACGTTTGGCGAACCATTGCCGCCGGATCTTGGTCAGCAGCTTCGTCGCGTCGGTCTTGTCGAGCAGAATCGCGCGGGTCGCCCAACGATAGGGAAAGGCGAGCCGGTTCAGCTCGTCGAGCAGACCGGGTGTCGTCGCCGTCGGAAACCCGGTGATCGTGAGGACGCGCACATGCTGGTCGCCAAGCCGGGGTTCGAGTCCACCGGCGAGAGGCTGATCGGCGAGCAGCGCATCGAGATAGATCGGTGTCTCGGGAACGCGGACGCGATGGCGCTTGGTCGAAACGCAGCCGTGCAGATAGGTCAGGGTTTCGGCGTCATCGAGCCAGCGGCACTCCGGCATGAAGGCTTCGACGAGGTGCAAGATGCGGTCGGTGCGATCGGCAAAGCCGGTCAGGGCTTCGCGCGGGTCGATGCCCGATTTCTCGCGACCCTCGTAGAGCCAGGTTTCTGCGCGAGCCGCGTCCTCGGCCGGCGGCAGCCAGGCGAAGGTCAGGTAGTGGCTGGACTCGAAATGCGCACCGGCTTCCTCAAAGTCGGCTTTGCGCTCGGCGTCTACCAGGGCGGAGGCGGCGTCGGGAAATTTGCTGTTGGGGTAGCGGTTCGAAGGGTGACGCTGCGCCTCGACGAAGATCGCCCAGCCGGAGCCGAGACGACGGAAGGCGTTGTTGAGGCGCCCGGCGACGGCGACCAGCTCAGCGGGGACAGCCGAGTCCAGATCGGGGCCGCGGAATTGGGCGGTACGCTGGAAGCTGCCGTCCTTGTTCAGGACGACGCCGGAGCCCACGAGCGCCACCCAGGGAAGGAAGTCGGCGAGCCGGCTGTTGCGGTTGCGGTATTCGGCGAGGTTCATCACGGCATCGCTCTCCCTCAAACCGCGAGATGCGCGGGGATGCGCAGATGCCGGCGCACGACATCGACGAAGAGCGGGTCGCGCTTGGCGGCCCAGACCGCCGCGACGTGACCAATCGCCCAGATCGCGATGCCAACGAGCCAGAGGCGCAGCCCGAGCCCGACAGCGCCCGCGAGTGTGCCGTTCATGATGGCGATGGCGCGCGGGGCGCCGCCGAGCAGGATCGGCTCGGTCAGTGCGCGGTGGACCGTGACCGTGAAGCCCGGAACGTCCTGATCGGAGACGCCCACCATCAGACCAGCGCTCCGCCGCCGAAGCTGAAGAAGCTGAGGAAGAACGAGCTGGCCGCGAACGCGATCGACAGGCCGAACACGATCTGGATGAGCCGGCGGAAGCCGCCAGACGTGTCGCCGAAGGCGAGCGTCAGGCCCGTGACGATGATGATGATCACCGCAATGATCTTCGCGACCGGACCTTCGATCGACTGGAGGATTTGTTGGAGCGGCTGTTCCCACGGCATGGACGAGCCGGATGCGTGGGCGGCGGGCGCCATCGCCACGCTCATGACGATGGCCGATGCCGTCATCATCAGACGGCGAGGCAAGCTGCGGGCATGCGAGATCATGCGGATTCTCCTTCTTGGGGCTTCGGGGTGATGGGGCTGACGCAGTAATCGCCGTCAGGGCCGAGCCCTTCGATGCGGGCGAGTTCGGCGAGCCGGCGCTGCGAGCCGCGGCCGGACAAGACCGCGACGAGATCGATCGTTTCGGCGATCAGGGCGCGCGGGACGGTGACGACGGCTTCCTGGATGAGCTGTTCGAGACGGCGCAGCGCGCCGATGGCGCTGCCGGCGTGGATCGTCCCGACGCCGCCGGGGTGGCCGGTGCCCCACGCCTTGAGCAGGTCGAGCGCCTCTGCACCGCGCACCTCGCC encodes:
- the trbK-alt gene encoding putative entry exclusion protein TrbK-alt, which codes for MDGKMFVRLGAVVFVGVAITATVIELTRKEEELEVRSPALRPGVDVEALQRQLRGCRDLGEAAIRDPACLKLWAANRDRFLGQNPEAPRTASPEAPTPTATIAPAPTPDAIVKEAVRVMQPEPARPGTH
- the trbG gene encoding P-type conjugative transfer protein TrbG; this encodes MTPAFRTAGKPALRKSSLALLLACTSALAGCATNTPPPEISYDNAAPAVQTVDPPSPVRIVELPRPLPLAGQMKPVDAARQPAEATDPAARVNQANAQARVQPVRNGFINSMQVYPFTQGALYQVYTAVGQITDIALQPGEQLVGAGPVAAGDTVRWIIGDTESGTGVAKQVHILVKPTRPDLMTNLVINTNLRTYHMELRSTSSTYMASVSWQYPQDQLIALRRQNAQAEAAQPISTGVDLSSVNFRYEVTGDRAPWRPLRAFDDGRQVFIEFPRGIGQGEMPPLFVVGPEGATSELVNYRVRGNYMIVDRLFAAAELRFGAGRNQKRVRISRTDGRPAS
- the trbF gene encoding conjugal transfer protein TrbF; its protein translation is MNFFKRPSTHYGKAPQPETPYQRAAQVWDDRIGSARVQARNWRYMAFGCLALSAGLSGGLVWQSASGTIVPWVVQVDKLGQAQAIAPAVADYRPSDPQIAFHLARFIEQVRSIPADAIIVRQNWLRAYEFTTQGGALALNDYARANDPFTKVGKQQVAIEVSSVIRASPDSFRVAWIERRYQDGSLAATERWSAILTTVVQTPRDAEKLRANPLGIYVNAINWSKELGQ
- the trbE gene encoding conjugal transfer protein TrbE, whose amino-acid sequence is MMNLAEYRNRNSRLADFLPWVALVGSGVVLNKDGSFQRTAQFRGPDLDSAVPAELVAVAGRLNNAFRRLGSGWAIFVEAQRHPSNRYPNSKFPDAASALVDAERKADFEEAGAHFESSHYLTFAWLPPAEDAARAETWLYEGREKSGIDPREALTGFADRTDRILHLVEAFMPECRWLDDAETLTYLHGCVSTKRHRVRVPETPIYLDALLADQPLAGGLEPRLGDQHVRVLTITGFPTATTPGLLDELNRLAFPYRWATRAILLDKTDATKLLTKIRRQWFAKRKSIAAILKEVMTNEASVLVDTDAANKAADADMALQELGADYAGMAYVTATVTVWDADPRVADEKLRLVEKVIQGRDFTAMVETVNAVDAWLGSLPGHVYANVRQPPISTLNLAHMIPLSAVWAGPERDEHFAAPPLLFGKTEGSTPFRLSIHVGDVGHTLLVGPTGAGKSVLLALMALQFRRYVRSQVVAFDFGGSIRAAALAMGGDWHDLGGDLSDGASDSVSLQPLSRINDVPERAWAADWLVAILIREGVTITPEVKEHLWTALTSLASAPVEERTLTGLAVLLQSNDLKQALRPYCVGGPYGRLLDAEHEYLGTASVQAFETEGLIGTGAAPAVLAYLFHRIDDRLDGSPTLIIIDEGWLALDDEGFAGQLREWLKTLRKKNASVIFATQSLSDIDGSAIAPAIIESCQTRLLLPNERAIEPHITAIYRRFGLNDRQIEIIARAMPKRDYYCQSRRGNRLFELGLSAVALALCAASAKTDQTAIARIVAEHGRDGFLTAWLHHRDVGWAADLVPTLNTQGELT
- the trbL gene encoding P-type conjugative transfer protein TrbL, which produces MGGTGVIDNFLGVFTRYIDSGFGLLSGEVAFIATTLIVIDVTLAALFWSWGADDDIVARLVKKTLFVGVFAYLISNWNNLARIVFESFAGLGLKASGTGFSVTDLLRPGKVAQTGLDAGRPLLESISNLMGWVAFFENFIQIACLLFAWALILLAFFILAVQLFVTLIEFKLTTLAGFVLIPFGLFGKSAFMAERVLGNVISSGIKVLVLAVIIGIGSTLFSQFTQGFGGQTPTIDDAMAIVLAALSLLGLGIFGPGIANGLVSGGPQLGAGAAVGAGVAAGGMVAAGAATVGTVASGGAALATSAAAATRGGAAVAGGASTAYSLGAAGQSGASGVASGIGNVASTGAKAAASPLKRAVSRASDSLKSSFDADSRAASEISSGASSDGGATETAPSAAATATRDGPPAWAKRMKRSQQLAHGVQAAAHAVKSGDSHGGGSSVNLSESD
- a CDS encoding VirB3 family type IV secretion system protein, yielding MVGVSDQDVPGFTVTVHRALTEPILLGGAPRAIAIMNGTLAGAVGLGLRLWLVGIAIWAIGHVAAVWAAKRDPLFVDVVRRHLRIPAHLAV
- a CDS encoding TrbC/VirB2 family protein, producing MISHARSLPRRLMMTASAIVMSVAMAPAAHASGSSMPWEQPLQQILQSIEGPVAKIIAVIIIIVTGLTLAFGDTSGGFRRLIQIVFGLSIAFAASSFFLSFFSFGGGALV
- a CDS encoding DUF2274 domain-containing protein, with amino-acid sequence MAKLKLGPIVDDKPVKVTVELPASLHRDLVSYAEILGRENGQRATDPIRLIVPMLQRFITTDRGFAKARKNST
- the trbJ gene encoding P-type conjugative transfer protein TrbJ, whose amino-acid sequence is MKLRHSRAARFAVALLSAPVALAPMLATPAHAIIVFDPTNYAQNVLQAARALEQITHQITSLQNEAQMLINQARNLASLPFSALQQLQQSVQKTQQLLSQAQNIAYDVQKIDQMFQQKYGNVSMSTSNQQLVSDARSRWQNTVGGLQDAMRVQAGVVGNIDTNRAQMSALVGQSQGATGALQATQAGNQLLALQAQQIADLTAVVAANGRAQMLTEAERAAAAEQGREQRRRFLTPGTGYQPGNAQMFNNRN
- a CDS encoding TrbI/VirB10 family protein, which translates into the protein MSEIEPGNEKGSEPSGEDGALPLTGEPAAPMRLRPEPPRVTRLSRKVLAGLGLVASVGIGGALIYALQIQGGRKGNEELYATDNRATPDGLNSLPRDYTGPVLGPPLPGDLGRPILNAQNAVPPPSITTPNPGISAEEQRRLQELESARTARLFASTETRSVSSQPVATATTATTPTPDLTNLGLAPQPATPTAQDRQLAFLNQAPDKRTVSADRVTAPASANVLQAGAVIAAALITGIRSDLPGQITAQVTENIYDSPTGKILLVPQGTRIIGQYDNGVGFGQRRVLLVWNRLIFPNGRSIVLERQPGADAEGYAGLEDGVDYHWGELFKAAALSTLLSIGAQTGSSGDESDIVRALRQGAGDSISQTGQQIVSRQLNIAPTLTIRPGFPVRVIVTRDLVLEPYRG